A genomic region of Desulfosarcina ovata subsp. ovata contains the following coding sequences:
- a CDS encoding response regulator, with amino-acid sequence MSDYTIIIADDHVMMREGIQYMINAVAGLCVIGQAGDGLELLRLLKKKRPDMVILDISMPGLRGIEAAQEIRALYPDVKVLILSMHKNEAFLSMALAAGASGYLLKEDSGEELVEAIERIRKGETYLSRKLSSEFPSAIISICRGQHSPAADRLTPRERQVLQMIAEGHTDRQISERLFISIRTVHRHRANIRTKLNLKHTADLVRYAISQGYITR; translated from the coding sequence ATGAGCGATTACACCATTATTATTGCCGATGACCATGTCATGATGCGCGAGGGTATCCAGTATATGATCAATGCCGTGGCGGGCCTGTGCGTCATCGGCCAGGCCGGAGATGGACTGGAATTGCTCCGCCTGCTCAAGAAAAAGAGGCCTGATATGGTGATTCTGGACATCTCCATGCCCGGTCTTCGCGGCATCGAGGCGGCGCAGGAGATTCGCGCGCTTTATCCAGACGTCAAAGTACTGATACTGAGCATGCATAAAAACGAGGCGTTCCTCTCCATGGCGCTGGCTGCCGGTGCCAGTGGATATCTTCTCAAGGAAGACTCGGGTGAGGAACTGGTCGAAGCCATTGAACGTATCCGCAAAGGGGAAACGTATCTTTCCAGGAAACTGAGCAGCGAGTTTCCTTCGGCCATCATCTCTATCTGCCGCGGCCAGCACAGCCCCGCCGCGGACCGGTTGACCCCGCGCGAACGCCAGGTGCTGCAGATGATTGCCGAGGGCCACACCGACCGCCAGATCAGCGAACGGCTTTTTATCAGTATCCGGACGGTTCACCGGCACCGGGCCAATATCCGAACCAAGCTCAACCTGAAACACACCGCCGATTTGGTTCGCTATGCCATTTCCCAGGGATATATCACCCGTTAG
- the lon gene encoding endopeptidase La — translation MNAHKKAPACSELPKIPDEIGILPLNHMVAYPYMALPLAVARPGLMRLIEDAVNDGCLIGLITSKETGVDVSMPWQIYEVGTVARIHRAVKTPSGHFHVMVQGVERFRVKVWRRTEPYLTALIQISPETREEGVELDALKRRLQILAQEVVTLLPGTPDDVGTLLESIDDPRYLAYMVAANSRIKIPTSQKILEIDNLNEKLRALITLLSREKEVLSLGRKIQAEAQEEMAKNQRDYFLRQQLKAIQKELGEERHTNDEIAEYEEKLKTAGLPAEALEEATRELQRMGTMHPSSAEHSVIKTYLDWILALPWQTLSDDRMDIPHAREILDEDHWDLEDVKNRLIEYLAVKKLVHERQPALDAGNLPEGIPATGTLLCFVGPPGVGKTSLGQSIARALERQFTRMSLGGMRDEAEIRGHRRTYIGAMPGRIIQAIKRTGTRNPVFMLDEIDKVGSDWRGDPSSALLEVLDPAQNHAFRDHYLDVDFDLSQVMFITTANQLETILPPLRDRMEVIPLDGYTEQEKLNIATRYLVPRQIRANGLRPEEIRFTPMALTTIIRDYTREAGVRNLERQIGAICRKTAVSITTGTHQTAQITPESVGTLLKKPLFDSERSETIDMPGIVTGLSVTAYGGEIIFIEATRMSGKGELTITGHLGDVMMESARIAHSYVRAKAPALGIDTEGFRKNDIHLHVPAGATPKDGPSAGLAMILAMASIYTGQAVPSDIGFTGEVTLRGRVLPVGGIKTKVLAAHRAGLKQVVLPRRNARDLDDLPEAVRREITARLVDRVEEALSIALPEGEATDDGDGQPISATR, via the coding sequence ATGAACGCACACAAAAAGGCTCCCGCATGCAGTGAGTTACCAAAAATTCCCGATGAAATCGGCATCCTGCCCTTGAACCACATGGTCGCCTACCCGTACATGGCCCTGCCGCTGGCCGTGGCCCGGCCAGGGTTGATGCGCCTGATCGAGGATGCGGTCAACGACGGTTGCCTGATCGGCCTGATCACCAGCAAGGAGACTGGCGTTGATGTTTCCATGCCCTGGCAGATTTACGAAGTGGGCACGGTGGCCCGGATTCATCGGGCCGTCAAAACGCCCAGCGGCCACTTTCATGTGATGGTCCAGGGTGTCGAACGGTTTCGGGTCAAAGTATGGCGGCGCACCGAGCCTTATCTGACCGCCCTAATCCAAATCAGCCCCGAAACCCGGGAGGAAGGGGTTGAGCTGGACGCCCTCAAACGGCGACTGCAGATCCTGGCCCAGGAGGTGGTGACCCTGCTGCCCGGCACCCCCGACGACGTCGGCACCCTTCTGGAAAGCATCGACGACCCCCGCTACCTGGCCTATATGGTCGCGGCCAACTCAAGAATAAAAATCCCCACCAGTCAGAAAATTCTGGAAATCGACAACCTCAACGAAAAACTGCGTGCCCTGATCACACTGCTCTCCCGGGAAAAGGAAGTGCTCTCCCTGGGCCGTAAAATCCAGGCCGAAGCCCAGGAAGAGATGGCTAAGAACCAGCGTGACTACTTCCTGCGTCAGCAGCTCAAGGCGATCCAGAAAGAGTTGGGCGAGGAACGCCATACCAATGACGAAATCGCTGAATATGAGGAAAAACTCAAAACGGCGGGTCTGCCGGCCGAAGCCCTGGAAGAAGCCACGCGGGAACTGCAACGCATGGGCACCATGCACCCGTCATCGGCCGAGCATTCGGTGATCAAAACCTACCTGGACTGGATTCTGGCCCTGCCTTGGCAGACCCTCAGCGACGACCGTATGGACATCCCCCACGCCCGGGAAATCCTTGACGAGGACCACTGGGATCTGGAAGATGTCAAGAATCGGCTGATCGAGTACCTGGCCGTTAAAAAACTGGTGCACGAGCGTCAGCCGGCCCTGGATGCGGGTAACTTGCCCGAGGGAATCCCGGCCACCGGCACCCTGCTCTGCTTTGTGGGCCCCCCGGGGGTGGGCAAAACCAGCCTCGGCCAGAGCATTGCCCGGGCCCTGGAACGCCAGTTCACCCGCATGAGCCTGGGCGGCATGCGTGACGAGGCCGAAATCCGGGGCCATCGGCGAACCTACATCGGCGCCATGCCCGGGCGGATCATCCAGGCCATCAAGCGTACCGGCACGCGCAATCCGGTCTTCATGCTCGACGAGATCGACAAAGTGGGCAGTGACTGGCGCGGCGATCCCTCCAGCGCCCTGCTCGAAGTCCTCGACCCGGCCCAGAACCACGCCTTTCGTGATCATTACCTGGACGTGGATTTCGACCTCAGCCAGGTAATGTTCATTACCACGGCCAACCAGCTCGAAACCATCCTGCCCCCCCTGCGCGACCGCATGGAGGTGATTCCCCTGGACGGATATACGGAACAGGAGAAACTCAATATCGCCACCCGCTATCTGGTCCCCCGTCAGATTCGCGCCAACGGGCTGCGCCCGGAGGAGATCCGCTTCACCCCCATGGCGCTGACCACGATCATCCGCGACTACACCCGCGAAGCCGGAGTCCGCAACCTGGAGCGTCAAATCGGCGCCATCTGCCGCAAAACCGCCGTCAGCATCACCACCGGAACCCACCAGACCGCACAAATCACCCCGGAATCGGTTGGAACGCTGCTGAAAAAGCCGCTTTTCGATTCCGAGCGGTCCGAGACCATCGATATGCCGGGCATTGTCACCGGCCTTTCCGTAACTGCCTACGGCGGGGAAATTATCTTCATTGAGGCCACGCGCATGTCCGGCAAGGGGGAATTGACCATTACCGGCCACCTGGGTGACGTGATGATGGAAAGTGCCCGCATCGCCCACAGCTATGTCCGGGCCAAGGCGCCGGCACTGGGCATCGATACCGAGGGCTTCCGGAAAAACGACATCCACCTGCATGTGCCGGCCGGCGCCACCCCCAAGGACGGGCCGTCGGCCGGACTGGCCATGATCCTGGCCATGGCCAGCATCTATACCGGCCAGGCAGTGCCCAGCGACATCGGGTTCACCGGCGAGGTAACCCTGCGGGGACGCGTGCTGCCCGTGGGCGGCATCAAAACCAAGGTGCTGGCGGCCCACCGTGCCGGTCTGAAACAGGTCGTCTTGCCACGCCGCAACGCCAGGGATCTGGATGATCTGCCCGAAGCCGTGCGCCGTGAAATCACCGCCCGATTGGTGGATCGGGTGGAGGAGGCCCTGTCCATCGCCCTGCCGGAGGGTGAAGCGACAGACGACGGCGACGGCCAACCCATTTCCGCCACAAGGTGA
- a CDS encoding ATP-binding protein: MAEPPIADNSLPESVRHVDNCHDADRDPENRERFRMTRQTCEDLYRKYASLFDFAPIGYIVVDREDMIHELNLSAAISLNAPRAKLTGHCFTDFIHQDDLAGFDRKKKKCRKNLETPKFELKMKRTDGTFFDAQLQMQSISSRRTDASRYSIALVDISEHVQLSSSFTLLQDCLEVAIQAKSMQALLDAFVQVIKSFLKCDAVGIRIRDDFGNIPFQSYDGFSQAFLLSERQMNSNPDQCLCMDVVKGRSVPDGSFCTTRGSVYFNAAPSVSAASTDKRTAPVKNRCNASGYESLALVPIRIDTAIRGVIHVVDRRPNVFSLRVVENLENVAQRLGLALQRFQLEQKLCESVDTLNALSSHLLSVQEDEQRRIAMELHDGCGQDLNVLKLRLKFIRDRCPADRGDLIGAVDDLMTDTGKIINDIRMIAYNLNPATLEALGLTVAIRQTITEFSAYTAIPVDTDIDLLDRIRDPKHQICLFRIFQEALLNVYKHARATRIWVTVRSDEKRLRIELRDNGTGFDVSKQSTRTGDPKGMGLSTLALRCRMIAARLSINSRPGKGTRLTITLPLPDE; encoded by the coding sequence ATGGCCGAACCACCGATTGCCGACAATTCGCTGCCAGAATCCGTTCGCCATGTCGACAACTGTCATGACGCTGACCGGGACCCGGAAAATCGGGAGCGTTTCCGGATGACCCGGCAAACCTGTGAGGATCTTTATCGCAAGTATGCCAGTCTGTTTGATTTTGCCCCGATCGGCTATATCGTCGTTGACCGTGAGGATATGATCCATGAACTCAACCTCTCAGCCGCGATCAGCCTGAATGCGCCCCGAGCCAAGCTGACCGGCCACTGTTTTACAGACTTTATTCATCAGGATGATCTTGCCGGTTTCGACCGCAAAAAAAAGAAGTGCCGCAAAAATCTGGAAACACCCAAGTTTGAACTGAAGATGAAAAGAACGGATGGTACTTTTTTCGATGCCCAACTGCAGATGCAGTCGATCTCCAGTCGCCGGACGGATGCATCCCGGTACAGCATCGCCCTTGTCGATATCAGCGAACATGTTCAGCTTTCATCCAGCTTTACCCTCCTGCAGGATTGTCTCGAGGTGGCCATCCAGGCCAAATCCATGCAGGCGCTGCTGGATGCTTTTGTTCAGGTCATCAAATCCTTTCTCAAGTGCGATGCCGTAGGCATTCGTATCCGTGATGATTTCGGAAATATCCCCTTCCAATCATACGATGGATTTTCCCAGGCATTCCTTCTTTCAGAGCGTCAGATGAATAGCAATCCCGACCAATGCCTTTGCATGGATGTGGTCAAGGGCAGATCCGTTCCTGACGGATCGTTTTGCACCACCAGGGGGTCCGTTTATTTCAACGCCGCTCCATCGGTTTCGGCCGCTTCAACGGACAAGCGGACCGCGCCCGTCAAAAACCGCTGCAACGCCAGCGGATATGAATCCCTTGCCTTGGTGCCGATTCGTATCGATACGGCCATTAGAGGAGTGATCCATGTGGTCGACCGCCGGCCAAACGTGTTTTCCCTGCGGGTAGTTGAAAACCTGGAAAATGTGGCCCAGCGCCTGGGGCTGGCGCTGCAGCGGTTTCAGCTGGAGCAGAAACTGTGTGAATCGGTGGATACCCTCAATGCCCTGTCCAGTCACCTGCTGTCGGTTCAGGAAGATGAGCAGCGGCGTATTGCCATGGAACTGCATGATGGTTGCGGCCAGGATTTAAACGTGTTGAAATTGCGCCTGAAATTCATTCGTGACCGCTGTCCGGCAGATCGGGGCGACCTGATTGGCGCCGTTGATGATCTGATGACCGATACTGGAAAAATTATCAATGATATTCGAATGATTGCGTATAACTTGAATCCGGCGACACTTGAGGCCCTGGGACTCACCGTGGCGATCCGGCAAACGATTACCGAATTTTCGGCTTACACCGCGATTCCGGTCGATACGGATATCGATCTGCTCGACCGGATCCGGGACCCGAAACATCAGATCTGCCTGTTTCGAATTTTTCAGGAAGCACTGCTTAACGTTTATAAACATGCCCGGGCCACACGGATATGGGTAACGGTCCGCAGTGACGAAAAACGCCTGCGCATCGAATTGCGGGATAATGGCACGGGTTTCGATGTGTCCAAACAATCCACGCGGACCGGTGATCCCAAAGGGATGGGGCTCTCCACGCTGGCCCTGCGCTGTCGCATGATTGCGGCCCGGTTGTCGATTAACAGCCGTCCGGGCAAGGGAACCCGACTGACCATTACCTTGCCCCTGCCGGATGAATAA